The DNA segment TTTCTACGGAAAAAAACGGCATAACATCGATGCCATTACCGGAGCTACTATTGCTGGTGGACAACGAGCATTAAGCGTAATCGAGATTGAAGATGATAAAATAGATGCAGGCTACAAAATACGCTTTGAAACAGCAGTAGAAGACCAAGAATATTACGCCGACGATGTGGAGTTTGAGTTGACATCAGAATCGGTGAAAGGAAAAGTAGAAGGACAAGGATTTATACGCTACGTGCGTATGATGCCACAGTAAACGCAACCGTATGACCTTATCAATATGGAGATACAGTCACCTTGCGTTGGCTGTATCTTCTTTTGTTTTTATAGTAATTGCTTCCGTTACGGGTATTATTCTTGCAGTAGAACCTGTTTCGGAACAACTAAAACCCTTTGCCATACCCGAAGCACAAGAGATTTCGGTAGGGGAGACGGTAGCGGTGCTTCAAAATAAATATGATGAGGTCTTATGGGTAGAGGTAGACCATAACGACTTTGTATCGGCCTCTGTCATTACCGAAGAAGGAACTAGCGAAACCTTTTACATCAACCCCATAACCGGCGAAAAAGTGGGGGAATTGATCGAGCAGCATCCTATTTTCAGCTTTGCCACCAACGTACATAGATCGTTGTTTTTAAAATCCACCGGTCGCTTTATAGTCGGCTTGGTATCTTTTTTACTCTTCTTAATTGCGGTTACTGGAGTCATATTGATTATAAAACGACAAGGAAGTGTAAAACGCTTCTTTTCAAAAATATCAAAAGAATCGTTCAACCAACACTATCACGTATACTTTGGTAGGTTGTTCTTAATCCCAATCATCATTTTAACGGTAACAGGGGTATATCTTTCCTTAGAGAAATTTTCGCTTTTACCTGAATATAAAATAACCCACGACGTAGATTACGATACCATTGCCGAAACACCGGTGCGAGAAGTCATTGTTTTTCCTGCGTTTCAAAATAGTCCGCTCACTGATTTAAAAAGATTAGAGTTCCCGTTTTCCCCAGATCCAGAAGATTACTACATCGCAAAATTCTCGAATAAAGAAGTACTAGTCAATCAATTTACGGGGGAAGTACTAAGTGAGTATGAATATCCCGTTGTGGCTTGGGCTTCTAGTTGGAGTATGGCACTTCACACGGGTAGAGGAAGCATTCTATGGTCTGTTATTTTATTGATAGCCTGTTTTTCTATTCTGTTTTTTATCTATTCAGGCTTTGCGATGACCTTGCGCCGCCGAAAGAAAACAGGAGCCTTTAAAAATAAATATACCAAAGATAAAAGCGAGTATATTATTTTAGTGGGTTCGGAAACTGGGAATACCTTTGATTTTGCGCGGCAATTTCAACAAGCATTGCTGCAAACCGGGAAAAAAGTATATGTTTCAGAATTAAACACCTACACTACCTACAAAAAGGCGAGACAATTATTTGTATTCACGGCCACCTACGGACAAGGAGAAGCCCCTGCTAATGCGACTAATTTTTTAAAATTACTAGAAAAGAAAAAACAAGATCATCCTGTTCATTTTTCAGTAGTAGGTTTTGGGTCATTAGCTTATGAGGATTATTGTCAGTTTGCAATTGACGTTGATAAAACGTTGCAGCAACACCCCAACTTTCACCAAGAATTACCCATTTACAAGATCAACAATCAAGATGCCACCGATTTTGAGCACTGGGCCATCCGTTGGGCTACACAGCATAATTTACACCTACAGTTAGAGCCTTTAGATACGGATAAGAAAATTGCAACACAGCATAATTTCACCGTCATAAACCGCACCGAATTAAACAAGGACGATACATTTATACTTCAACTTCGTCCTTCTAAAAAACAAGTGTTTGAGTCGGGTGATTTGTTGGAGGTTATTCCTCCAAACGAACGGATTGCTCGATTGTATAGTATTGCTGAGGTAGCAGGAGATATTGTGTTAAGTATAAAAAGACACGAGTATGGCGCCTGTTCTTCCTATTTTAGTAGCTGTAAAGTAGGGGATAATGTAAAAGGAATTATAAGTAAGAATGAGTCATTTCATTTACCCGAACAAGCCCAACACGTACTTTTAATTGCCAACGGTACCGGAATTGCCCCTTTTTTAGGAATGATAGCTACACACGCAGCTACAAAAGAGATCAATCTTTTTTGGGGTGGAAAAACACAGGAGTCATTTGATTTATATGCTTCCTATTTAGAAGAAACAAATTTAAAGACTAAGCAGCTAGCCTATTCGCAAGAAGGAAATAAACAGTATGTTCAAGACCGCTTGGCAGAACAAAAAGAAATGGTGGCTAAGTTGCTTCAGCAAAAAGCCATGATTATGATCTGCGGAAGCATTGCTATGCAAAAAGAGGTATTATCCGTTTTAGAAAAAATTCTCATAGAATATAAGATGGAGGTTACTATAAACGATCTGGAACAACAAGGACTTTTAGCAATGGATTGTTATTAATTTAAAAAGAAAGATATGCAAGGGGATTTAGACGACATAAACACCATATATTATAATGACTTCGGAATAGCTTTTCAATGGAAACAGGGAAGAGCTAAGTATACCAATAAAGTTCAGTTGGTGTTTAGGCATACGGGTCTTTTTTTAACATCAAGCGAACTCCATGCTTTCTCTAAGACCGTGAGTAAAACCTTTGAAAATCCACCTTTGTGTAATGATTGTAAAGATAATAAAGAATGTAAGTCGCTATTGATTAACACCCCAGCGCATCAAGTAAGCTTTGCCATGAGTTATGATGAAGTGGAACAATTAAACGATTTAATTGAAGGCACACTTTTTCAATTAAATCTAGATGATATGTTAGGTAAAATTATATAATGTGTGTAGTTAAATATGACATCCAAGATGGAATAGTCACTCCTGATTTAATATACTGAATAAAAATCTATTATTTCTTTCTATTCTATTTCTTCAGAAAATAATATAAATAGTTGCTACATGTTTCATTTCTAATGACTCCGAAAATCTATCGAAGGGCATTTGTAACAGTAGAGAAACGTAGCAATAAAAATTGTGAATATCTATTCTTGATTTTGAAAAGGAGGCTTAGTATAAATCCTATTTTTGACATCCTAAAAAAATATAGATATGAGCGTAACTTGGTACGAATGTAAGGTGAAATACAGAAAAACACACGAGACAGGAGAACAGAAAATAACGACAGATACGTATTTATTAGATGCGGTATCGTATACGGAAGCAGAAGCTAGAATTACTGAAGAGATGAAGGCTTATACAAGTGAGGATTTCAGAATAATGAACATAAAAGTGGCAAACTTCTCAGAGGTGCATCCGTTTGAGAATTCCGATCGTTGGTTCAAGTCGAAGGTTTCCTTGGTAGCTATGGATGAAGAGAGCGGAAAAGAGAAAAAGACAAATATGTATTTATTGGTGCAGGCCAATAATGTAAAAGAAGCATTTGAGAACAGTACGCTGGCAATGGCAGATACTATGGGAGATTATTCGATTCCTGCTATTACAGAATCTCCAATTCTGGACGTATTTCCATATTTCACAGGAGAAGAAGAGCAATTGGAGAAGTTTAATGTTCTAGAAACAGCTGAACCTGCGGAACAAGAAAATTAAATTATAAGTAATTAAATTTTTACTTCAAGAAACTCCGACGGCTATGCTTCGGGGTTTCTTATTTATTTTTTTCTACACCTTACATTTAGACAGAACTTAGAGCCATCAGAATCATTTTTTAGTAGTTTCGAATGGTTTTTAGATTATCTAGATTTATATAAATTTTAAGAGCTTATTATCATTATTTAATTATGTTTAAGCGCATTGAATTAGACGTAGTTATTGTTGACAATTAGGCGTCAAAAAATCATTGCATTAACCCTTAAAGTAACATCTAGCATGAATAGCAACAGAGCATACGGTATCGGTGGTAGTACGCCAGAAGAAGAACTTTCTAAGTTAAGCGCCCCAACCGATAAGCCGACTCCCATTACTGATACAGAATATCAACACAGACTTGACAAAGCCTGTTCAGCCTTAAAAGCCAAAGGATTGGATGCGCTATATATCAATGCCGGGACTAATTTATACTACTTTACCAACACACAATGGAATGAGTCAGAGCGATTAGTGGGTGCACTTTTATTTGCCGATGGAAGTCTTCATTATGTGGTTCCTGAGTTTGAAATAGGCACGTTTAATGACTTCATCGGAATTGAGGGCAAAATCATTCCGTGGTTGGAACACGAATCGCCTGTACAGAAAATATCTGAAGTTGTGGCGGAAGGTACACGTTTGGCGATTGATGATTCTACTCCGTTTAATCTGGTTTCTCGTTTTCAGGAACACAAAAAATTTGAAATCAGCAGTGCTGAAGAACTGATTAGAGATATCAGAATGCTTAAAAGTGATGCTGAAATTGCACACATTCAATACCCGATGGACTTAACAATGCAAGTACATCAGGCGGTAGCAAAAATTTTAAAACCAGGAATTACAACCGCCGAAGTGGAAAACTTTATCCATAAGGCACATCAAAAATTAGGAATTGCAAGTGGTTCTTATTTTTGCATTGTTCTATTTGGTCAAGACTCTAGCTTTCCGCACGGGGTAAAATCGCCCAAACCATTGGAAGAAAATGATATTGTTTTGGTGGATACCGGTACACAGTATAACGGCTATATTTCAGATATCACCAGAACCTATAGTTATGGAGACGCTTCGGAGAAGGAAAAAGAAATTTGGGCAAACGAAAAGGCCGCTCAATTAGCTGCTTTTGATGCCGCGCAGCTTGGCAAGCCTTGTGGATATATTGACGATCAAGTTCGGGTACAGTTAGAGAGAGATGGCCTCGGTCCTGATTATAAGTTGCCTGGACTACCGCACCGAACCGGTCACGGAATTGGTCTTGAAATTCATGAGCATCCATTTATTTTGAGGGGAAATGATATTAAAATACAAGTAGGAATGGCTTTTAGTATTGAACCTATGATTGTGGTGCCGGAAGAATTCGGTATTCGTTTGGAAGATCATATCTATATGACAAAAGAAGGACCAAAGTGGTTTACAGAACCAGCTTATAGCATCGAGAATCCTTTTGGGGTTTAACATTCACTTGTTATAGAGCTTTTACTTTCTTTGTTTTTTAAAAAATAATACCCATTTATGTACATCCGTAATGCCCGTCAAAATAACCTCAAAAACATTGATTTAAATATTCCTGAAAATCAATTGATCGTGGTAACGGGGTTATCAGGCTCAGGGAAATCCTCTCTTGCTATGGATGTTATTGCCAATGAAGGGTATCGTTATTTCTTAGAGAGCCTTCCAGCGTATAATCAACAAAACGGTCAAGTAATACCTACTGCTGAAGTTGATGATATACAAAATCTTCCGCCTGTAATTAAAGTGGAGCAGTCAAAGCGTTTCCAATCTATTAATACTACTTTTGGTACGCTTTCTGAACTGACGGCTGTCTTCAGAATTTTATTTGCCCGTTATTCGGCTGCCGAAACAATGAGTAAGTCACTCTTTTCTTTCAATCACCCAAGGGGAGCTTGTGAGGTCTGTCGTGGCATTGGAGAAGCGGAATATATCGACCTTGATAAATTAGTCGGCGATGAAAATAAGACCCTTAGGGAAGGGGCAATTACAACTACATTGCCTAACGGCTACATCGTCTATTCTCAAATAACGGTAGAAGAATTGGATAAGGTATGTAATGCACACGGTTTTAGTGTGGACATCCCTTGGAAAGAACTCACGGCTGAACAAGAGGAGGTAGTTTTAAACGGAAGTGATCGCCTCAAAGTATTTTATGGCAAACATGGCTTGGAGTCCCGACTTAGATGGAAAGGAATTAAAGCAAAGCCACGTGAGGAAGGATTCTATAAAGGAATGCTTCCGATTATGCAGGATATTTTAAGACGCGATCGAAACCCCAATATCCTAAAGTTTGCTAGCTCAAAAATTTGTCCGAGTTGTAAAGGCGGTCGCATTAAAGCCGAACATCTAAAATATAAATGGAAAGGTTTTAATTTTCAAGCTTGGATGGAGCTTTCTTTATCCGAATTATATGATCAGTTAAAATCTTTAGAGTTAATAGCTGGTGAAAAAGTATTGGTAAATAAAATCTGCACCAAATTGTTCGATCTAATCCGATTGGGCATGGAAGAGTACCGACTAAGTACACCAAGTATGGATATTTCATCGGGAGATGGACAGCGCATCAAACTTATTAACCAAGTAAATAGTAAACTACAAGGTATTTTATATGTATTTGATGAACCTTCCATCGGTTTATCTGCAGCTTATCAACAATATTTACTTCATATTCTAAACCGACTCATTCGCAGCGGCAATACAGTCATGGTGGTGGAGCATGACTTAGATTTTATCCAGGCTGCAGATTGGATAGTAGAATTAGGCCCAGAAGCTGGATTGCATGGCGGCGAAGTGGTTTTTAACGGTTCCATTAATGACTTTTTAAAGGCTAGTAATCTAAACAGCCCAACACGAGCTGCACTAAAAGAGGCTAAGCTTGAAAAAGCGATAAAAAAACAGCCTAAAAAAGTATCGGCAGAAGCTTTTCAGCCTAATATAAGGAAGCTGACGGTCGCGAGTAGAAAAACCCCTCAATTGCTCGAAAGCATTAACCACTTCTGTAAAATAGAAGATTTGAAGCTTCTCACTGTAAACGATCAACCGATAGGGAAAACACCTCGAAGTAACCCTGCTACCTACACAGGATTAGCAAATAAAATACGTGACCTACTCGCAAATACACCTGAGGCGAAGGCTTCAAAATTAGCTAAGGGAGCTTTTTCATTTAATAATAAAACCGGTAGATGTAATGCTTGCGAAGGGGCTGGCGTTATCACTTTATCCATGAGTGCACTAGGTAATATCAATCAGGTTTGTCCTACTTGTAATGGCAAGCGTTTTAAATCAGAAGTACTCCGTGTGCATTGGAGGAATAAAAACATAGCCGACATCTACAGCTTAAGCATAGAAGAAGCTTACGATTTTTTTTCCGAAGAAAAGAAAATTAAAGAAATATTATCCTTAATGTTGCAGTTGGGATTAGGGTATGTCAAATTAGGACAGCCCTCTAACACCTTATCTGGTGGAGAAGCACAGCGTATTAAACTGACCAAACATTTCGCGAAGAAATCAAAAAAGACACTCTTATTATTGGAGGAACCTAGTATAGGATTACATCAACAGAATGTGCGTCAGCTATTAGAAGCCTTGCACCAACTCAAGAAACAAACGGCTGGTATTATCTGCTTTGAAAATCATTTCCTTTTTCAATCCACTTGTGATACGTTAGTAGATAATGCCCTGAAGGTTCAACCTATTGATGTTAAAGAAGAAGCCCCGCAGCAGCGAGATAGGATTTCCATTCAGGGGGCGAGGACACATGCTCTTAAAGACCTCAATTTAGATCTACCCAAGCATCAGTTAACTGTGGTTACTGGTATTTCAGGCTCTGGTAAATCTTCTTTGGTGATTGAAACCTTGCATAGCTTCGGTTTACAAGAAATGACCAAGCAGTTCTCGAGTTATCAACAATCTAGAGTGGGCGTTAATTTTCAGTTTGAGGTCGATCATATTGAAGGGCTTACACCTACAATTTGCGTTACCCGTAAGCAAAAGAATTACTCGCAGCGCACGGATATTGCAAAGCAAACCGGCATCGATAAGATTTTGCGATTTGCCTTCTCAAGAAAGGCGCAATATGAAGGAGAAGAACTATCGGCTAGTCATTTTTCTAATAATCACGAATTGGGAAAATGTGTGGTCTGCGAAGGTATGGGAGAAGAACTATTACCCGATCTCAACAAGCTTGTATTAGATGCGAATAAAACCATTGCTAATGGACTCTTTGCACACAACAAAGCAGTGGCATATTATGGAGATCCATCGGGTAAGCATATGGCGGTCTTAAAAAAGGTTGGAGAAGAATATGGGTTTACATTGGAGACTCCTTTTAAGGCACTAAGCGATTCACAAAAAGAAATATTACTGCACGGAGCGGGTGAAAAAATATGGAAAGTGAACTGGCTGTACAAAACAAAGACAAGGGAAGGTACACAAGCCCTGAGTATGAAATGGGAAGGCCTCTTTCCTTACTTACAAGACGAGTATTTTAAAACTCGGAAAAATAAAAACATCAAGCAGCTCACTGCGCTCTTTTCGCATAGGGAGTGTAGCCATTGTTATGGCAGCGGCTTAAAACCAGAACGATTAGCTTTTAAAATAGCAGGCAAATCCATTCATGAAATAAAATCAATGGATTTTAAAGGGTTGGAATATTGGCTTTCCACTACTGATAATCAAGAAGTGGTTGATCAAAAGCTCATATCCAAAATTCAGCCTCACCTTATCAATACCATCAAAAGAGCGAAGCAATTACACATCGATCACCTGCAACTCACCCGAAAATCGCCTACACTTTCTGGTGGAGAAAATCAACGTGTGGAGCTGATCAAACAGTTGAATAGTCCGCTTAAAGGCATTACCTATTTGTTAGACGAACCTTCTGCTGGCTTATCGAATGATAATATTTCAGACCTGATTCAAATTCTCAAAGAACTTATAGAAAAAGGAAATACCGTAGTGGTAATCGAGCATAATAAAGAGATTATGCTGGCTGCTGACCAGCTTATTCAGCTTGGGCCTCAAGCAGGTAAACAGGGAGGTACTATTTCGTATCAAGGAAGTCCTCAGGATTTTTTAAAACAAGCCGATTGTCATCATTATTTAAAAGCACCCTCTAGAGCTATTGAGTTAAAAGATGGAAAGGAATCTATTACCATAAAGAAACTTTCCAAACATACATTAATCAAAGAAGCGTTAGAAGTTTCTGTTGGGGGAATCACAGCTATTAGCGGTAAATCAGGCATTGGAAAAACCACCTTGGTAAAAGACATCTTGATTCCAAGTATTGAAACAGGCCAGCCTGTGAATTGTGCTAGCATAGTCTTTCCAAAAAAATACACAGGCGCGCATTATTTTGAGCCTAAAAAACTACGATCACATTCGAATACTTTATTAGTTTCTTATTTGAACCTGTTAAAAGACATTAGTAAAATTTTTACAGTTGAAACCGGTTTAAAGACTAAAGACTTTTCCTATAAAACCAAGAGTAGTCAGTGTCCAAATTGCAAAGGAAAAGGTTTTATTGAAACTAGCTTGGATGTAGCTGCCAATGTGATTGAAACCTGTGAACTATGTAAAGGGCAACGGTATCAGTCGCACATTTTAATGCATACCGTTCGTTCAAAAAATATTGCGGAGGTACTTTCCTTAAATATCATGGAGTTAAGTGCTTGGTTAGGAAAGAATAATTCATCTGCTAAAACGCTTCAGCTTTTAGATCAGTTAGAAGAAATAGGGTTGGCACACCTTAGTTTAGAGCAACCAGTACAATCTCTTTCTTCTGGTGAGAAGCAACGATTATTATTGTTGAACTGGCTGCAAGATCAAACTACCGATTCGCTTTATATTTTAGATGAACCCAGCACCGGATTGCATTATGCTGATATAGATCTGTTGTATGCAATCCTCAAAAAACTTAGTAAAGCTAATGATATTCTTATTATTGATCATAATCCATATTTATTAGGAAAAATAGGAGTTGGAGTAATATTACAATAGCAGTAGGGGAGCGATAATCCCAATTCTTACTTCATTTCTATTATAATCAGCAGCATTAAATTGCTCAACAGCATAATTTGAATAATTATAAAACCTACCAATATAAGCTAAGAAAAATCGTATATCAAAGTTTTTAATTGGACTATAATATAAAGTAGGAACCATTCCGTAGCTAGTTCTCAAACGGTTGCGGTCGTTTGCAACTTTACCATAGGCATTACTTGTCATAAGACTTAATAATCCTTTAAATTTTGAATTGAAACGGTATTCTGCTCTTAACCAATTTTCAATATACAGTGCATTTTGGGCC comes from the Marixanthomonas ophiurae genome and includes:
- a CDS encoding M24 family metallopeptidase, which encodes MNSNRAYGIGGSTPEEELSKLSAPTDKPTPITDTEYQHRLDKACSALKAKGLDALYINAGTNLYYFTNTQWNESERLVGALLFADGSLHYVVPEFEIGTFNDFIGIEGKIIPWLEHESPVQKISEVVAEGTRLAIDDSTPFNLVSRFQEHKKFEISSAEELIRDIRMLKSDAEIAHIQYPMDLTMQVHQAVAKILKPGITTAEVENFIHKAHQKLGIASGSYFCIVLFGQDSSFPHGVKSPKPLEENDIVLVDTGTQYNGYISDITRTYSYGDASEKEKEIWANEKAAQLAAFDAAQLGKPCGYIDDQVRVQLERDGLGPDYKLPGLPHRTGHGIGLEIHEHPFILRGNDIKIQVGMAFSIEPMIVVPEEFGIRLEDHIYMTKEGPKWFTEPAYSIENPFGV
- a CDS encoding DUF4494 domain-containing protein; the encoded protein is MSVTWYECKVKYRKTHETGEQKITTDTYLLDAVSYTEAEARITEEMKAYTSEDFRIMNIKVANFSEVHPFENSDRWFKSKVSLVAMDEESGKEKKTNMYLLVQANNVKEAFENSTLAMADTMGDYSIPAITESPILDVFPYFTGEEEQLEKFNVLETAEPAEQEN
- a CDS encoding PepSY domain-containing protein, which gives rise to MTLSIWRYSHLALAVSSFVFIVIASVTGIILAVEPVSEQLKPFAIPEAQEISVGETVAVLQNKYDEVLWVEVDHNDFVSASVITEEGTSETFYINPITGEKVGELIEQHPIFSFATNVHRSLFLKSTGRFIVGLVSFLLFLIAVTGVILIIKRQGSVKRFFSKISKESFNQHYHVYFGRLFLIPIIILTVTGVYLSLEKFSLLPEYKITHDVDYDTIAETPVREVIVFPAFQNSPLTDLKRLEFPFSPDPEDYYIAKFSNKEVLVNQFTGEVLSEYEYPVVAWASSWSMALHTGRGSILWSVILLIACFSILFFIYSGFAMTLRRRKKTGAFKNKYTKDKSEYIILVGSETGNTFDFARQFQQALLQTGKKVYVSELNTYTTYKKARQLFVFTATYGQGEAPANATNFLKLLEKKKQDHPVHFSVVGFGSLAYEDYCQFAIDVDKTLQQHPNFHQELPIYKINNQDATDFEHWAIRWATQHNLHLQLEPLDTDKKIATQHNFTVINRTELNKDDTFILQLRPSKKQVFESGDLLEVIPPNERIARLYSIAEVAGDIVLSIKRHEYGACSSYFSSCKVGDNVKGIISKNESFHLPEQAQHVLLIANGTGIAPFLGMIATHAATKEINLFWGGKTQESFDLYASYLEETNLKTKQLAYSQEGNKQYVQDRLAEQKEMVAKLLQQKAMIMICGSIAMQKEVLSVLEKILIEYKMEVTINDLEQQGLLAMDCY
- a CDS encoding DUF2271 domain-containing protein; its protein translation is MNMKKLIKILPVLVVVLVLAASFTPTTAKSKYKCLIQMTNYTGESAYVVVSLLDAEGEYVETLYVQGDDDEWYFDISEWWDFYGKKRHNIDAITGATIAGGQRALSVIEIEDDKIDAGYKIRFETAVEDQEYYADDVEFELTSESVKGKVEGQGFIRYVRMMPQ
- a CDS encoding excinuclease ABC subunit UvrA, with protein sequence MYIRNARQNNLKNIDLNIPENQLIVVTGLSGSGKSSLAMDVIANEGYRYFLESLPAYNQQNGQVIPTAEVDDIQNLPPVIKVEQSKRFQSINTTFGTLSELTAVFRILFARYSAAETMSKSLFSFNHPRGACEVCRGIGEAEYIDLDKLVGDENKTLREGAITTTLPNGYIVYSQITVEELDKVCNAHGFSVDIPWKELTAEQEEVVLNGSDRLKVFYGKHGLESRLRWKGIKAKPREEGFYKGMLPIMQDILRRDRNPNILKFASSKICPSCKGGRIKAEHLKYKWKGFNFQAWMELSLSELYDQLKSLELIAGEKVLVNKICTKLFDLIRLGMEEYRLSTPSMDISSGDGQRIKLINQVNSKLQGILYVFDEPSIGLSAAYQQYLLHILNRLIRSGNTVMVVEHDLDFIQAADWIVELGPEAGLHGGEVVFNGSINDFLKASNLNSPTRAALKEAKLEKAIKKQPKKVSAEAFQPNIRKLTVASRKTPQLLESINHFCKIEDLKLLTVNDQPIGKTPRSNPATYTGLANKIRDLLANTPEAKASKLAKGAFSFNNKTGRCNACEGAGVITLSMSALGNINQVCPTCNGKRFKSEVLRVHWRNKNIADIYSLSIEEAYDFFSEEKKIKEILSLMLQLGLGYVKLGQPSNTLSGGEAQRIKLTKHFAKKSKKTLLLLEEPSIGLHQQNVRQLLEALHQLKKQTAGIICFENHFLFQSTCDTLVDNALKVQPIDVKEEAPQQRDRISIQGARTHALKDLNLDLPKHQLTVVTGISGSGKSSLVIETLHSFGLQEMTKQFSSYQQSRVGVNFQFEVDHIEGLTPTICVTRKQKNYSQRTDIAKQTGIDKILRFAFSRKAQYEGEELSASHFSNNHELGKCVVCEGMGEELLPDLNKLVLDANKTIANGLFAHNKAVAYYGDPSGKHMAVLKKVGEEYGFTLETPFKALSDSQKEILLHGAGEKIWKVNWLYKTKTREGTQALSMKWEGLFPYLQDEYFKTRKNKNIKQLTALFSHRECSHCYGSGLKPERLAFKIAGKSIHEIKSMDFKGLEYWLSTTDNQEVVDQKLISKIQPHLINTIKRAKQLHIDHLQLTRKSPTLSGGENQRVELIKQLNSPLKGITYLLDEPSAGLSNDNISDLIQILKELIEKGNTVVVIEHNKEIMLAADQLIQLGPQAGKQGGTISYQGSPQDFLKQADCHHYLKAPSRAIELKDGKESITIKKLSKHTLIKEALEVSVGGITAISGKSGIGKTTLVKDILIPSIETGQPVNCASIVFPKKYTGAHYFEPKKLRSHSNTLLVSYLNLLKDISKIFTVETGLKTKDFSYKTKSSQCPNCKGKGFIETSLDVAANVIETCELCKGQRYQSHILMHTVRSKNIAEVLSLNIMELSAWLGKNNSSAKTLQLLDQLEEIGLAHLSLEQPVQSLSSGEKQRLLLLNWLQDQTTDSLYILDEPSTGLHYADIDLLYAILKKLSKANDILIIDHNPYLLGKIGVGVILQ